In Brevibacillus brevis, a genomic segment contains:
- a CDS encoding amino acid ABC transporter substrate-binding protein: protein MKRFAAISVLFATMLSLIVGCSSASNGGDGKQLVIGIDDKFAPMGFRDEKNELVGFDIDYARAAAEKMGKEAVFQPIDWSAKESELNSGRIDLIWNGYTITDERKQKVLFTKPYLKNAQVIVTMANSNIAKLDDLSGKTVGLQKLSSAADALNASAVKSSVKSITEYPDNVLALSDLKIGRVDAVVIDQVVADYYMAKDKGTFKLLDESLAPEEYGIGVKKGKEALLNELQKALDAMNQDGTAAKISEKWFGEDRVLK, encoded by the coding sequence ATGAAAAGATTTGCCGCTATTTCTGTTCTCTTTGCGACGATGCTGTCGCTGATCGTTGGCTGTTCCAGCGCCTCTAATGGTGGGGACGGCAAGCAATTGGTCATCGGGATTGACGACAAGTTTGCGCCGATGGGCTTTCGAGATGAAAAGAATGAGCTGGTAGGCTTCGATATTGACTACGCGCGGGCTGCTGCGGAAAAAATGGGAAAAGAGGCTGTCTTCCAGCCGATCGACTGGAGCGCCAAAGAATCTGAGCTGAACAGCGGCCGGATCGATTTGATCTGGAATGGCTATACGATTACGGATGAACGAAAACAAAAAGTGCTGTTCACCAAGCCTTATTTGAAAAACGCGCAAGTGATCGTGACCATGGCAAACTCGAACATCGCCAAGCTGGATGACCTGTCCGGCAAAACCGTCGGGCTGCAAAAGCTGTCCTCGGCTGCCGACGCCTTGAATGCCAGCGCTGTGAAAAGCAGCGTCAAATCGATCACCGAGTATCCGGACAACGTGCTCGCCCTGAGCGATCTGAAAATCGGCCGCGTGGATGCAGTCGTCATCGACCAGGTCGTAGCGGACTACTACATGGCCAAAGACAAGGGCACCTTCAAATTGCTGGACGAGTCTCTGGCGCCGGAAGAGTACGGCATCGGAGTGAAGAAGGGCAAGGAAGCTTTGCTGAATGAGCTGCAAAAAGCGCTGGATGCAATGAACCAGGACGGCACCGCGGCGAAAATTTCGGAAAAATGGTTTGGCGAGGATCGGGTATTGAAGTAA
- a CDS encoding amino acid ABC transporter permease, translated as MSLEYILTITKPMLEGAEMTVLLFLIAIVVSIPLGFLITLMAKSSIKALAWLAHAYVYVMRGTPLLLQLLFICFGLPMLPFVGEYLVFDRFVAACIGFILNYAAYFAEIFRGGLLAIDKGQYEAAEVLGFSKWQTTTKIVLPQMFRIALPAVANESITLVKDTALLYAVAVPELLHYAETAVNRDFTIVPFFIAGVIYLLMTLLLTLFFKWLEKRFKYE; from the coding sequence ATGAGTCTAGAGTATATCCTTACCATCACCAAGCCGATGCTGGAAGGCGCAGAGATGACAGTCCTGCTGTTTCTCATCGCGATCGTGGTGTCGATCCCGCTTGGCTTTCTCATCACACTCATGGCGAAAAGCAGCATCAAGGCGCTCGCCTGGCTTGCCCATGCGTACGTTTACGTCATGCGTGGCACGCCGCTCTTGCTGCAATTGCTGTTTATTTGCTTCGGGCTGCCGATGCTTCCGTTCGTCGGGGAGTACCTGGTGTTCGACCGGTTTGTAGCGGCGTGCATCGGCTTTATCCTCAACTACGCCGCGTACTTTGCCGAGATTTTCCGCGGCGGCTTGCTGGCGATCGACAAAGGCCAGTACGAAGCGGCCGAAGTGCTTGGCTTCAGCAAATGGCAAACGACGACGAAGATCGTCCTGCCGCAAATGTTTCGCATCGCGTTGCCCGCTGTGGCGAACGAGTCGATTACACTCGTGAAAGACACGGCGCTGCTGTATGCGGTAGCCGTGCCTGAGCTGCTGCACTACGCGGAGACGGCTGTAAACCGCGATTTTACGATCGTTCCGTTTTTCATCGCCGGTGTGATTTACTTGCTGATGACCCTCCTGTTGACCTTATTTTTCAAGTGGCTGGAAAAACGTTTTAAATACGAGTAA
- a CDS encoding amino acid ABC transporter ATP-binding protein, which produces MAIIQVSHLKKSFGPLDVLKDVSFDVNKNDVVAVIGPSGSGKSTMLRSLVYLEQVNGGSIRVQDDDLVRDGVYASPQKIKQITAKMGMVFQHFNLFPHLTVRENLELAPRVVKGEPDEAVRRRSAELLDKVGLAEKADHYPAKLSGGQKQRVAIARALMMNPDILLFDEPTSALDPELTGEVLQVIKQLAREHMTMMVVTHEMGFAREVAGKVMFMDNGEVIEAGTPDQLFEHPQFERTKAFLHRALK; this is translated from the coding sequence ATGGCGATCATACAAGTTTCCCATCTGAAGAAGTCGTTTGGCCCGCTGGATGTACTGAAAGATGTCAGCTTTGACGTCAACAAAAACGACGTGGTAGCGGTCATCGGTCCCTCCGGCTCCGGAAAAAGCACAATGCTCCGCAGCCTGGTCTATCTCGAGCAGGTGAACGGCGGCAGCATCCGTGTGCAGGACGACGATCTCGTCCGTGACGGGGTGTACGCAAGTCCGCAAAAGATCAAGCAAATCACCGCCAAAATGGGGATGGTATTTCAGCATTTCAACCTTTTTCCCCACTTGACGGTCAGAGAGAATCTCGAGCTGGCTCCGCGGGTCGTGAAAGGGGAGCCGGACGAGGCGGTCCGTCGAAGAAGCGCTGAGCTCCTGGACAAAGTCGGACTGGCAGAGAAAGCGGACCACTACCCGGCCAAGCTCTCGGGCGGTCAAAAGCAGCGCGTGGCGATTGCCCGGGCGTTGATGATGAACCCGGACATTTTGCTGTTCGATGAACCGACCTCGGCTCTCGATCCCGAGCTGACGGGAGAGGTGCTGCAGGTCATCAAGCAGCTCGCCCGGGAGCATATGACGATGATGGTCGTGACACATGAAATGGGGTTCGCGCGAGAAGTAGCGGGCAAGGTCATGTTCATGGACAACGGCGAAGTCATCGAGGCAGGGACGCCGGACCAATTGTTCGAACACCCGCAGTTTGAACGGACGAAGGCGTTTTTGCACCGGGCATTGAAATAG
- a CDS encoding KTSC domain-containing protein encodes MRSIIRQLFSRPASEATEPAYKELDSRLIQSTRYDFHTQHLYIRFRDGSEMVYCRVPPYAYNAFLNADSFSEHFHAFISQRYLHYPVM; translated from the coding sequence GTGAGATCGATCATCCGTCAGCTTTTTTCGCGCCCCGCTTCGGAAGCAACGGAGCCCGCCTACAAAGAACTGGATTCGCGACTGATCCAATCCACCCGCTACGATTTTCACACACAGCATCTGTATATCCGCTTCCGCGACGGCAGCGAAATGGTGTACTGCCGTGTCCCCCCTTACGCTTACAACGCCTTTTTGAATGCCGATTCGTTCAGCGAGCATTTTCACGCATTCATCAGCCAGCGATACCTGCACTACCCTGTCATGTAA
- a CDS encoding altronate dehydratase family protein, producing MKMYARQLESEKAVIKHASDGAVSRSNVNVNEVEWVGETRQGFIQINKADNVWICLRDVSKGETIELGGASVTAKEDIPSGHKMANCFIPEGEDIVKYGFPIGHATADIESGQWVHSHNVKTNLDGELAYTYKPVPTDIYPHAKKDSRTFAGYVRENGDVGVRNEIWIVNTVGCINKVAEQLAKMANQACRHENVDGVFHFPHPFGCSQLGDDLVYTQKILADLVHHPNAGGVLVLGLGCENNYIELFKEAIGPYHADRVKFLAVQQVEDELEQGIELIEELIAYAGQFQRQEVPVSKLKVGLKCGGSDGLSGITANPLVGAFSDRLISLGGATVLTEVPEMFGAETILMERAKDERVYSQIVDLINDFKQYFAKNEQPIYENPSPGNKKGGITTLEEKSLGCVQKGGFGRVDDVLQYGDRVRSSGLSLLQGPGNDLVSVTALAASGCQIVLFTTGRGTPFGGPVPTVKMSTHTALYERKKNWIDYNAGQLVQGATMEEVSADFFEYVIELASGRVRTKNELHGYKEIAIFKDGVTL from the coding sequence ATGAAAATGTATGCGAGGCAGCTTGAGTCGGAAAAAGCTGTGATCAAGCACGCTTCCGATGGCGCTGTCTCCAGATCGAACGTAAACGTAAATGAGGTGGAATGGGTGGGAGAAACCAGACAAGGCTTCATCCAGATCAACAAAGCGGATAACGTGTGGATTTGCCTGCGAGACGTGAGCAAAGGGGAGACGATCGAGCTGGGCGGGGCATCCGTCACGGCAAAAGAGGACATACCGAGCGGCCACAAAATGGCCAACTGCTTCATTCCTGAGGGGGAAGACATCGTCAAGTACGGTTTTCCCATCGGGCATGCGACCGCAGACATTGAGAGCGGGCAATGGGTGCACAGTCACAATGTGAAAACCAATCTGGACGGGGAGCTGGCGTACACGTACAAGCCGGTGCCGACGGACATCTATCCGCACGCGAAAAAGGACAGCCGGACATTCGCTGGCTACGTGCGGGAAAACGGCGATGTCGGGGTTCGCAACGAAATCTGGATCGTAAACACGGTGGGCTGCATCAACAAGGTGGCGGAGCAGCTGGCGAAGATGGCCAATCAGGCATGCCGGCATGAAAACGTCGACGGCGTTTTCCATTTCCCCCATCCGTTCGGCTGCTCCCAGCTCGGAGATGACCTGGTCTACACGCAAAAAATCCTGGCCGACCTCGTGCACCATCCGAATGCGGGCGGTGTCCTCGTGCTCGGCCTCGGCTGCGAAAACAACTACATCGAGCTGTTCAAGGAAGCGATCGGGCCGTATCACGCCGACCGGGTCAAATTCCTCGCCGTCCAGCAGGTAGAGGACGAGCTGGAGCAGGGGATCGAGCTGATCGAAGAGCTCATCGCCTACGCGGGGCAGTTCCAGCGGCAGGAAGTGCCCGTATCCAAGCTAAAGGTCGGTCTGAAGTGCGGCGGCTCGGACGGATTGTCGGGCATTACGGCGAATCCGCTGGTCGGTGCGTTCTCTGATCGGCTGATTTCGCTCGGAGGAGCGACGGTGCTGACGGAGGTTCCGGAAATGTTCGGGGCGGAGACGATTTTGATGGAACGGGCAAAGGACGAGCGGGTGTACAGCCAAATCGTCGACCTGATCAATGATTTCAAGCAGTACTTCGCCAAAAACGAACAGCCGATCTATGAAAATCCTTCCCCGGGCAACAAAAAAGGCGGCATCACGACGCTCGAGGAGAAGTCGCTGGGCTGTGTGCAAAAAGGCGGCTTCGGCCGGGTGGACGACGTGCTGCAATACGGCGACCGAGTGCGCAGCAGCGGCCTCTCTCTCTTGCAAGGGCCGGGGAACGATCTGGTGTCCGTCACAGCCTTGGCGGCGTCAGGCTGCCAGATCGTCCTGTTCACGACGGGGCGCGGGACTCCTTTCGGCGGGCCTGTCCCGACGGTGAAAATGTCGACCCATACGGCGTTGTACGAACGCAAGAAAAACTGGATCGATTACAACGCGGGCCAACTGGTGCAGGGAGCCACGATGGAGGAAGTGTCGGCAGACTTTTTCGAGTACGTCATCGAGCTCGCATCCGGGCGCGTTCGCACGAAAAACGAGCTGCACGGCTACAAGGAGATTGCGATCTTCAAAGACGGCGTGACGCTGTAG
- a CDS encoding tagaturonate reductase has product MNHNQAPQLNGKWLDSAAGDPGAGGFPERVLQIGEGNFMRGFIDWMLQRMNQSGHFQGRAVAIQPTPRGKVVPKLNRQDGLYTLVQRGVENGEPAERVELISAISRGINPYENWAEVLKAAESREIRFVFSNTTEAGLQWSEEDYEPEKSPLSYPGKLVALLYHRFLHFGGAEEAGWIILPCELVEDNGAVLKGLCEQVAAHWGLPDSFLAWMEEACAFCNTLVDRIVTGFPHGEEESWAERLGYRDELLAVCEPYHLFVIEGPEGLADELPLQKAGLNVYFDRIDSYRERKVRLLNGPHTLLASVAFLAGVDTVREAVEDPQLRAYLLHAMTEEIKESLQAENRERADRYIRDVLERFANPYLQHRLLDISLNGLSKCKARLLPSLAAYQKEKEALPQALVFGLAALLVFYRGTRFEGERYFGTRQGQGEYEIRDQAKWTAALFESWQQADGPSADLSGIAKGFLGMTEIWGEDLNRIPGLGESVTRYAEGIMQGGVRQTLREIGFS; this is encoded by the coding sequence ATGAATCACAATCAGGCTCCGCAGCTAAACGGGAAGTGGCTGGATTCGGCGGCAGGAGATCCCGGAGCGGGGGGATTTCCCGAACGCGTCCTGCAAATCGGAGAAGGCAACTTCATGCGCGGCTTCATCGACTGGATGCTGCAAAGGATGAACCAAAGCGGACATTTCCAAGGGCGAGCCGTCGCCATCCAGCCAACGCCCAGAGGCAAAGTCGTACCCAAGCTCAATCGCCAGGACGGTCTTTACACGCTGGTGCAGCGCGGGGTGGAGAACGGCGAGCCGGCAGAGCGAGTCGAGCTGATCAGCGCCATCAGCAGAGGAATCAATCCGTACGAGAATTGGGCGGAGGTGCTGAAGGCTGCCGAGTCGCGTGAGATTCGCTTCGTCTTTTCCAACACGACCGAGGCCGGACTGCAATGGAGCGAAGAGGACTATGAACCGGAGAAATCGCCGCTGTCTTATCCGGGGAAGCTGGTGGCGCTCCTGTACCACCGTTTCCTGCATTTCGGCGGGGCGGAGGAAGCGGGCTGGATCATCCTGCCTTGCGAGCTGGTCGAGGACAATGGCGCCGTATTGAAGGGTTTGTGCGAACAGGTCGCTGCGCATTGGGGGCTGCCCGACTCCTTTTTGGCGTGGATGGAGGAAGCGTGCGCGTTTTGCAATACGCTGGTGGACCGGATCGTGACAGGCTTTCCGCACGGCGAAGAAGAATCGTGGGCAGAGAGGCTCGGCTATCGGGACGAGCTCCTGGCCGTCTGCGAGCCGTACCATCTGTTCGTCATCGAAGGGCCGGAGGGCTTGGCGGATGAGCTGCCGCTTCAAAAGGCGGGGCTGAACGTCTACTTCGACCGCATCGACTCGTACCGGGAACGAAAAGTCAGGCTGTTGAACGGTCCGCACACGCTGCTGGCCTCGGTGGCCTTTCTGGCGGGAGTCGATACGGTCAGGGAGGCGGTTGAGGATCCCCAGCTTCGCGCCTATTTGCTGCATGCCATGACAGAGGAAATCAAGGAGTCGCTGCAGGCGGAAAACCGCGAGCGAGCGGACAGGTACATCCGTGACGTGCTGGAGCGCTTTGCGAATCCGTATTTGCAGCATCGGCTGCTCGACATCAGCCTGAATGGGCTGTCCAAATGCAAGGCGCGACTCTTGCCGAGCCTGGCCGCCTACCAGAAGGAAAAAGAGGCGCTGCCTCAGGCGCTGGTCTTCGGGCTTGCGGCACTGCTCGTTTTTTACCGGGGTACGAGGTTCGAAGGAGAACGGTATTTCGGCACACGGCAAGGCCAAGGCGAATACGAGATTCGCGATCAGGCAAAGTGGACGGCTGCCCTGTTTGAGAGCTGGCAGCAAGCGGATGGACCGAGTGCGGACCTGTCCGGAATTGCGAAGGGCTTTTTGGGGATGACGGAGATCTGGGGCGAGGACTTGAACCGCATCCCCGGACTCGGCGAAAGCGTGACCCGATATGCAGAGGGGATCATGCAGGGCGGTGTTCGCCAGACCTTGCGGGAAATCGGTTTTTCATAG
- a CDS encoding zinc-binding alcohol dehydrogenase family protein → MKTIVCQEPGKMELIDTAAPAAPGEHEVLVNIKRIGICGTDIHAFGGNQPFFVYPRVLGHELSGEIAQVGAAVTNVKAGDRVSIIPYMHCGTCISCRSGKTNCCTQMRVLGVHIDGGMRESIVVPATHVLPVPHLSWEEAAIVEPLCIGAHAVRRARIQAGETVLVIGAGPIGLGVARFAKLQGAKVIAMDMSEERLAFCQRWSGCDEIISASREPKERILERNGHDLPTVVFDATGNKHSMTGAFDFVAHGGTLVYVGLVKEQIAFSDSDFHAKELTLMGSRNATLEDFEYVIGCMNEGKIDSTAYISETIPFERFAKEHRELIGPHRGVIKSMITLE, encoded by the coding sequence ATGAAGACAATCGTATGTCAGGAACCGGGGAAGATGGAGCTGATCGACACGGCTGCACCCGCTGCTCCAGGTGAGCATGAGGTATTGGTAAACATCAAGCGGATTGGCATCTGCGGCACGGACATCCACGCTTTCGGAGGGAATCAGCCGTTTTTCGTTTACCCCCGCGTGCTCGGTCATGAGCTGTCAGGCGAAATCGCACAGGTCGGAGCGGCTGTCACGAATGTCAAAGCGGGGGATCGCGTGTCCATCATCCCGTACATGCACTGCGGCACATGCATCTCTTGCCGGAGCGGAAAGACAAACTGCTGCACGCAGATGCGCGTCCTTGGAGTCCATATCGACGGGGGCATGCGGGAGTCGATCGTCGTACCCGCCACTCATGTACTGCCTGTTCCCCATCTGTCCTGGGAGGAAGCGGCGATCGTGGAGCCGCTCTGCATCGGGGCGCATGCGGTCAGGCGCGCGCGGATTCAGGCCGGCGAGACGGTTCTGGTCATCGGGGCCGGTCCGATCGGGCTGGGGGTCGCACGTTTTGCCAAGCTCCAGGGGGCAAAGGTCATCGCGATGGACATGAGCGAGGAGCGGCTCGCCTTTTGTCAGAGATGGAGCGGATGCGACGAGATCATATCGGCTTCCCGGGAGCCCAAGGAGCGCATTCTGGAGCGGAATGGACATGACCTGCCGACAGTCGTATTCGACGCCACGGGCAACAAGCATTCCATGACAGGGGCCTTTGATTTCGTCGCGCACGGGGGTACTCTCGTATACGTAGGGCTGGTAAAAGAGCAAATCGCCTTTTCGGATTCCGACTTTCACGCCAAGGAGCTCACGCTGATGGGCAGCCGCAATGCGACGCTCGAAGACTTCGAATACGTCATCGGGTGCATGAACGAAGGGAAGATCGATTCCACCGCGTACATATCGGAAACGATCCCGTTCGAGCGCTTTGCCAAAGAGCACCGGGAGCTGATTGGGCCCCATCGCGGCGTGATCAAATCGATGATCACACTGGAGTAG
- a CDS encoding LLM class flavin-dependent oxidoreductase, translated as MAKIRKMKLGAFIHGVGGHIAGWRHPEAQPDASIDFGFYTRQAQRAEAGKFDFVFIADGLFINEKSIPHFLNRFEPLTILSALAAVTSRIGLVGTVSTSYSEPFTVSRQLASLDHISGGRAGWNVVTSPLEGSALNYGKTIDEHPDHAKRYRIAAEYLQVAKGLWDSWEDDAFIRDKETGVFFDPKKMHALHHKGEFFSVQGPLNISRSRQGHPVIFQAGSSEAGKSFAAQSADAIFTGHVTLADARQFYQDVKSRAEAAGRNPDELLILPGIAPIIGQTEEEAEQKYQELANLVSVEQALAYLGRYYDHHDFSVYPLDEPFPDLGDVGKNSFQSTTERIKRDAKKNNLTLRQVALQEATPRPLFMGTPQKVADMAQEWFEERGADGFIVSSSIPHALHDFIEQVVPLLQERGLFRTEYEADTLRGHLGLPFPENRYTAKARQALV; from the coding sequence GTGGCCAAAATCAGGAAAATGAAGCTCGGCGCGTTTATCCACGGCGTCGGCGGACATATCGCAGGCTGGAGGCACCCTGAGGCGCAGCCGGACGCGAGCATCGACTTCGGCTTTTATACTAGGCAGGCGCAGAGGGCGGAAGCGGGCAAGTTTGATTTTGTGTTCATCGCGGACGGGTTGTTCATCAACGAAAAATCGATTCCCCACTTCCTGAACCGGTTCGAGCCGCTGACGATCTTGTCGGCGCTGGCAGCGGTCACCTCCCGCATCGGCCTCGTCGGTACCGTCTCCACTTCGTACAGCGAGCCGTTTACGGTCTCCAGGCAGCTCGCATCCCTCGACCACATCAGCGGGGGGCGCGCCGGATGGAACGTCGTCACGTCGCCACTGGAGGGCTCAGCCCTCAATTACGGCAAGACCATCGACGAGCATCCCGACCACGCCAAGCGCTACCGCATCGCGGCTGAGTATTTGCAGGTGGCCAAAGGGCTGTGGGATTCCTGGGAAGACGATGCCTTCATCCGGGATAAGGAGACGGGTGTCTTTTTCGACCCGAAAAAAATGCACGCTCTCCATCACAAAGGCGAGTTTTTCTCCGTGCAAGGGCCGCTGAACATCAGCCGCTCGCGGCAAGGCCATCCCGTCATCTTCCAGGCAGGCTCGTCGGAGGCGGGCAAAAGCTTCGCGGCCCAGTCGGCGGATGCCATCTTCACCGGACATGTGACGCTGGCGGACGCCCGGCAGTTTTACCAGGACGTCAAGAGCAGGGCGGAAGCGGCAGGGCGTAACCCCGACGAGCTGCTGATTCTGCCGGGGATAGCGCCGATCATTGGACAGACAGAGGAAGAGGCGGAGCAAAAGTACCAGGAGCTGGCGAATCTGGTCTCGGTGGAGCAGGCGCTCGCCTATCTTGGAAGGTATTACGATCATCACGATTTTTCCGTCTACCCTCTCGACGAGCCGTTCCCCGACCTGGGAGACGTAGGCAAAAACAGCTTCCAGAGCACGACTGAGCGCATCAAGCGGGACGCCAAGAAAAACAACCTGACGCTGCGGCAGGTCGCGCTGCAGGAGGCGACGCCACGCCCGCTGTTCATGGGGACGCCCCAGAAGGTGGCGGACATGGCCCAGGAATGGTTCGAGGAGCGGGGGGCGGACGGATTCATTGTCAGTTCGAGCATCCCCCATGCCCTGCATGATTTCATCGAGCAGGTCGTGCCCCTTTTGCAGGAACGCGGACTGTTCCGCACGGAGTATGAAGCGGACACGCTGCGCGGGCATTTGGGGCTGCCTTTTCCGGAAAACCGTTACACGGCTAAGGCCAGGCAGGCGCTTGTATAA
- a CDS encoding LLM class flavin-dependent oxidoreductase has protein sequence MALTLSILDQTPIQEGETAAQAFQHTIQLAQIAEKLGYHRYWVSEHHDLDHVVGSSPEVLISHLLAKTERIRIGSGGVMLQHYSPYKVAENFHVLASLAPGRVDLGIGRAPGGLPLSTRALQQGNATASPSLEEKLTELEKFLSNNLEPEHALYGLKAIPIPPQPAELYLLGTSIASAELAAERGVPYVFAQFINNEEEIGIAAIETYRKKFATGKQPRPEAILAISVIVADTEEEARRLAAENELAKIHLASGKTITVNSLKKAEEFGKHTTEAFTIEVKEPNILFGSKEAVREKLLATQQRYQVDEFIITTPVKHFPKRIRSYELLVEAFSELPIV, from the coding sequence GTGGCGCTGACACTGAGTATCTTGGATCAAACACCGATACAGGAAGGAGAGACGGCCGCACAAGCTTTCCAGCATACGATTCAACTGGCGCAGATCGCGGAGAAACTGGGCTATCACCGCTACTGGGTCTCCGAGCATCACGACCTGGACCACGTCGTCGGGTCTTCGCCCGAAGTTCTCATCTCCCATCTGCTGGCCAAGACCGAGCGCATCCGGATCGGCTCCGGGGGCGTGATGCTCCAGCACTACAGCCCGTACAAGGTAGCGGAGAACTTCCATGTACTCGCCTCGCTGGCACCCGGACGAGTCGATCTGGGCATCGGCCGCGCGCCGGGAGGATTGCCCCTTTCTACGCGGGCATTGCAGCAAGGAAACGCGACCGCTTCCCCCTCTCTCGAAGAAAAGCTCACCGAGCTGGAGAAGTTTTTAAGCAACAATCTGGAGCCGGAGCATGCTCTCTACGGCTTAAAAGCAATTCCGATCCCGCCCCAGCCCGCCGAGCTGTACCTTTTGGGCACGAGCATCGCAAGCGCCGAGCTGGCTGCCGAGCGGGGAGTCCCATACGTGTTCGCCCAGTTCATCAACAACGAGGAAGAGATCGGCATCGCGGCGATCGAGACGTACCGAAAGAAGTTCGCCACAGGCAAACAGCCAAGGCCCGAAGCCATCCTGGCCATTTCCGTGATCGTGGCAGATACCGAAGAGGAAGCGCGAAGGCTCGCCGCCGAAAACGAGCTGGCCAAAATTCATCTGGCCAGCGGCAAAACGATCACGGTGAACAGCCTGAAAAAGGCGGAGGAATTTGGAAAGCACACCACAGAGGCGTTCACGATCGAGGTGAAGGAGCCGAATATTCTCTTTGGCTCCAAGGAAGCCGTCCGGGAAAAGCTGCTGGCCACGCAGCAGAGGTACCAGGTGGACGAATTTATCATCACCACGCCGGTCAAGCATTTCCCCAAGCGGATTCGTTCCTACGAGCTGCTGGTCGAAGCCTTTTCGGAGCTGCCGATTGTCTGA
- a CDS encoding glutaredoxin produces the protein MSAKQKVVVWGRNGCSFCANVKAVLEANAHPYEWIDVEGKDVLRDVLEVKYGTRLIPVVEIGGEGKYEALLHNELDRLEALLTNQ, from the coding sequence ATGTCTGCAAAGCAAAAAGTGGTGGTATGGGGGAGAAACGGGTGCTCGTTCTGCGCGAATGTAAAAGCCGTGCTGGAGGCAAACGCACACCCTTATGAATGGATCGATGTGGAAGGCAAGGACGTGCTGCGCGATGTGCTGGAGGTCAAGTACGGGACGCGGCTGATTCCCGTCGTGGAGATCGGCGGAGAGGGCAAGTACGAGGCGCTGCTGCACAATGAGCTGGATCGCCTCGAAGCGCTGCTGACCAACCAATGA
- a CDS encoding methionine ABC transporter ATP-binding protein, translating to MVEFLQVEKTFESGGKRVRALDGVTLTVQKGDIFGVIGYSGAGKSTLLRTVNLLERPTAGKVIVDGKDLTALSVRELRSVKKKIGMIFQQFNLLESKTVFDNVAMPLLLSQTPKKAVEERVRELLSFVGLSEKAKSYPDELSGGQKQRVGIARALATNPSILLSDEATSALDPQTTESILQLLRRVNQEYNVTILMITHEMNVIKEICNRVAVMEQGSVVEQGDVLDLFANPQTKTAQGFVRSVMKGDIPPSVYEALEARRGRSRIFQIHFVGERSGQQIISQVAKRFQTEVSVLSGSITELQGVPFGSLIVELGGNEAEIARAHQFIRLQNVSVKEIS from the coding sequence ATGGTCGAGTTTTTGCAGGTGGAAAAGACGTTTGAAAGCGGAGGAAAGCGGGTCCGGGCATTGGATGGCGTCACCTTGACGGTACAAAAAGGGGACATCTTCGGCGTCATCGGATATTCCGGCGCGGGGAAGAGCACGCTGCTGCGAACGGTGAATTTGTTGGAGCGTCCGACCGCAGGCAAAGTCATCGTGGACGGCAAAGACTTGACCGCCCTGTCCGTTCGGGAACTGCGGAGCGTGAAAAAGAAGATCGGCATGATCTTTCAGCAGTTCAATCTGCTCGAGTCCAAGACCGTCTTCGACAATGTCGCCATGCCGCTTCTCCTGAGCCAGACGCCGAAAAAGGCAGTAGAGGAGAGGGTCCGGGAACTGCTGTCATTCGTCGGATTGTCGGAGAAAGCAAAGAGCTACCCGGATGAGCTGTCCGGCGGGCAAAAGCAGCGCGTCGGAATCGCCCGGGCGCTGGCTACCAATCCCTCGATCCTGCTCAGCGATGAGGCTACATCGGCGCTGGACCCGCAAACGACCGAATCGATCCTGCAGCTGCTCAGGCGGGTCAATCAGGAGTACAACGTGACGATCCTGATGATTACACACGAGATGAACGTCATCAAAGAGATATGCAACCGGGTCGCCGTCATGGAGCAAGGCTCGGTCGTGGAGCAGGGCGACGTACTGGACCTGTTCGCGAATCCGCAGACCAAGACGGCCCAGGGCTTCGTTCGGTCTGTCATGAAGGGCGACATACCGCCCAGCGTCTACGAAGCGTTGGAAGCGAGGCGCGGGCGATCCCGTATTTTCCAGATCCATTTCGTCGGAGAGCGCTCCGGCCAACAGATCATCTCCCAGGTGGCCAAGAGGTTTCAGACGGAAGTCAGCGTCCTGTCCGGCAGCATCACCGAGCTGCAGGGCGTGCCGTTTGGCAGCCTCATCGTGGAGCTGGGGGGAAATGAAGCGGAAATCGCCCGGGCGCATCAGTTCATCCGGCTGCAAAATGTGTCAGTAAAGGAGATTTCGTAG